Proteins encoded together in one Branchiostoma floridae strain S238N-H82 chromosome 18, Bfl_VNyyK, whole genome shotgun sequence window:
- the LOC118405689 gene encoding obg-like ATPase 1 isoform X1, which yields MPPKKKGEEPKPPPLIGRVGTSLKVGIVGLPNVGKSTFFNVLTKSQASAENFPFCTIDPNESRVPVPDDRWHWLCDFHKPASKVPAFLLVTDIAGLVRGAHEGQGLGNAFLSHIKATDAIFHMTRAFEDDDVTHVEGDVNPVRDMEIIHDEVRMKDIEYAESQVSKMEKTCIRGGNKQQRPEYECLLKVQTLLTEEKKPVRFVEWSAQEIEILNKHLLITSKPMIYLINLSEKDYIRKKNKWLVKMKQWIDENDKGARAIPFSAAFELKMLEMETDEEREKYAKEVGATSVLDKIIVDGFKALNLEYFFTCGPDEVKAWVIQKGTKAPQAAGRIHSDMEKGFIMAEVMKFEDFKEEGNEAAVKSAGKYRQQGRNYIVDDGDIIFFKFNPPTQGGKKAK from the exons ATGCCACCAAAGAAGAAGGGAGAAGAACCCAAACCACCCCCACTGATCGGGAGAGTTGGTACATCCCTGAAAGTGGGCATTGTGGGATTGCCCAATGTTGG CAAGTCAACGTTCTTCAACGTGCTGACAAAAAGTCAGGCGTCAGCGGAAAACTTCCCCTTCTGCACTATAG ACCCCAATGAGA GCAGGGTACCCGTACCTGATGACAGATGGCATTGGTTGTGTGACTTCCACAAGCCTGCAAG CAAAGTGCCAGCCTTCCTGCTAGTGACGGACATAGCAGGACTGGTTAGGGGCGCACACGAAGGTCAAGGGTTAGGAAACGCCTTCCTGTCGCACATCAAGGCAACGGACGCCATCTTCCATATGACAA GAGCGTTCGAAGATGACGATGTAACGCATGTCGAGGGGGACGTCAATCCCGTACGCGACATGGAAATCATCCATGACGAGGTGAGGATGAAGGATATCGAATATGCGGAATCGCAAGTCTCCAAGATGGAGAAGACATGCATTCGCGGGGGGAATAAGCAACAGAGACCGGAATAC GAATGTTTACTAAAAGTTCAGACCCTCCTAACGGAAGAGAAGAAACCTGTTCGCTTTGTGGAATGGAGTGCTCAAGAG aTCGAGATCCTGAACAAACATCTTCTCATCACCTCCAAGCCGATGATCTATCTGATAAACCTGTCGGAGAAGGACTACATCCGCAAGAAAAACAAGTG GCTTGTGAAGATGAAGCAGTGGATTGATGAAAACGACAAGGGTGCGCGAGCGATCCCGTTCAGTGCTGCCTTCGAGctgaaaatgctggaaatggaGACAGACGAAGAACGAGAAAAGTATGCGAAGGAAGTGGGCGCAACAAG TGTCCTGGACAAGATCATCGTGGATGGATTCAAGGCCCTCAACCTGGAGTATTTCTTCACCTGCGGGCCTGATGAGGTCAAGGCCTGGGTCATCCAGAAGGGCACCAAGGCCCCCCAGGCGGCAGGGAGGATCCATAGCGACATGGAGAAGGGGTTCATCATGGCGGAGGTCATGAAGTTTGAGGACTTCAAGGAGGAGGGGAACGAAGCAGCGGTCAAG TCTGCAGGAAAGTACAGGCAACAGGGAAGGAACTACATCGTCGACGATGGTGACATTatcttcttcaagttcaacccTCCGACACAAGGCGGCAAAAAGGCGAAGTAG
- the LOC118405691 gene encoding dysbindin-A-like, with protein sequence MSGKMFGNFRERLQTVQHDFSTGLKNLTDKAKEVGKPGLVKDRSKKRDLAGAELLYRYKESWMHMHKSIEETAAVGESVDGEVWKLVERYEGPARALSQLHSQLETFPGLVQELSHITEMVAGLSSDFEQVEHLLNELEDVCEQQELQANQSEHRNKLVSYHQAKVLERENLQVQLDLVYLRKVREMEFSQQERLKERHKMFQDAFNDDLQHYKLYGARSALPHAGGASAEVTAGTEELSALTLDDIMDQSELDNFLGPLDDSGEMGVEAEEEEEEEEEEESDSVTTDTEGTDSQAESIDVTRQDVTQMPEVTGSEVTETEQPDGQPDTQEESN encoded by the exons ATGTCGGGCAAAATGTTTGGGAACTTCCGAGAGCGCCTTCAGACAGTGCAGCACGATTTTTCTACTGGTTTGAAGAACCTGACAGACAAGGCAAAAGAGGTTGGAAAACCTGGACTGGTTAAAGACAGGTCAAAGAAAAGGGATTTGGCTGGTGCTGAACTTTTATACAG GTACAAAGAGTCGTGGATGCACATGCACAAGAGTATAGAGGAGACCGCAGCAGTGGGAGAGTCTGTAGATGGGGAGGTGTGGAAACTGGTGGAGAGGTATGAGGGGCCGGCCAGAGCCCTGTCACAACTACACTCACAGCTGGAGACCTTCCCTGGACTGGTGCAGGAACTCAGCCACATCACAG AAATGGTCGCAGGGCTGTCCTCGGACTTCGAACAGGTGGAACATCTCCTGAATGAACTGGAAGACGTGTGCGAACAACAGGAGTTGCAggccaaccaatcagagcacagGAACAAGCTGGTGTCGTACCACCAGGCCAAAGTGTTGGAGAGAGAAAACCTCCAAGTACAGCTTGACTTGGTGTATCTGCGGAAG GTACGTGAGATGGAGTTCAGCCAGCAGGAACGTCTTAAAGAACGGCACAAGATGTTCCAAGACGCCTTCAACGATGACCTACAGCACTACAAGTTGTATGGAGCAAGGTCTGCCCTACCTCATGCAGG TGGTGCATCAGCAGAAGTAACCGCTGGTACAGAAGAGCTGTCAGCATTGACCTTGGATGACATCATGGACCAGAGTGAACTTGACAACTTTTTGGGACCACTGGATGACTCAGG TGAGATGGGGGTAGaggcagaagaagaagaggaggaggaggaagaggaggagtcAGACAGCGTTACCACGGATACGGAGGGTACTGACAGCCAAG ctGAATCCATTGATGTCACCAGGCAAGATGTGACCCAAATGCCAGAGGT
- the LOC118405689 gene encoding obg-like ATPase 1 isoform X2 — translation MPPKKKGEEPKPPPLIGRVGTSLKVGIVGLPNVGKSTFFNVLTKSQASAENFPFCTIDPNESRVPVPDDRWHWLCDFHKPASKVPAFLLVTDIAGLVRGAHEGQGLGNAFLSHIKATDAIFHMTRAFEDEDIVHVDGDVNPVRDMETIWEELRMKDLEYLNDRVSKLEKTSKQTKSQRPEYECLLKVQTLLTEEKKPVRFVEWSAQEIEILNKHLLITSKPMIYLINLSEKDYIRKKNKWLVKMKQWIDENDKGARAIPFSAAFELKMLEMETDEEREKYAKEVGATSVLDKIIVDGFKALNLEYFFTCGPDEVKAWVIQKGTKAPQAAGRIHSDMEKGFIMAEVMKFEDFKEEGNEAAVKSAGKYRQQGRNYIVDDGDIIFFKFNPPTQGGKKAK, via the exons ATGCCACCAAAGAAGAAGGGAGAAGAACCCAAACCACCCCCACTGATCGGGAGAGTTGGTACATCCCTGAAAGTGGGCATTGTGGGATTGCCCAATGTTGG CAAGTCAACGTTCTTCAACGTGCTGACAAAAAGTCAGGCGTCAGCGGAAAACTTCCCCTTCTGCACTATAG ACCCCAATGAGA GCAGGGTACCCGTACCTGATGACAGATGGCATTGGTTGTGTGACTTCCACAAGCCTGCAAG CAAAGTGCCAGCCTTCCTGCTAGTGACGGACATAGCAGGACTGGTTAGGGGCGCACACGAAGGTCAAGGGTTAGGAAACGCCTTCCTGTCGCACATCAAGGCAACGGACGCCATCTTCCATATGACAA GAGCTTTTGAGGACGAGGACATAGTTCATGTGGACGGAGACGTGAACCCTGTACGTGACATGGAAACCATTTGGGAGGAACTCCGCATGAAAGACCTGGAGTACCTCAATGACAGGGTCTCCAAACTGGAGAAAACCAGCAAACAAACCAAGAGCCAGAGACCCGAATAT GAATGTTTACTAAAAGTTCAGACCCTCCTAACGGAAGAGAAGAAACCTGTTCGCTTTGTGGAATGGAGTGCTCAAGAG aTCGAGATCCTGAACAAACATCTTCTCATCACCTCCAAGCCGATGATCTATCTGATAAACCTGTCGGAGAAGGACTACATCCGCAAGAAAAACAAGTG GCTTGTGAAGATGAAGCAGTGGATTGATGAAAACGACAAGGGTGCGCGAGCGATCCCGTTCAGTGCTGCCTTCGAGctgaaaatgctggaaatggaGACAGACGAAGAACGAGAAAAGTATGCGAAGGAAGTGGGCGCAACAAG TGTCCTGGACAAGATCATCGTGGATGGATTCAAGGCCCTCAACCTGGAGTATTTCTTCACCTGCGGGCCTGATGAGGTCAAGGCCTGGGTCATCCAGAAGGGCACCAAGGCCCCCCAGGCGGCAGGGAGGATCCATAGCGACATGGAGAAGGGGTTCATCATGGCGGAGGTCATGAAGTTTGAGGACTTCAAGGAGGAGGGGAACGAAGCAGCGGTCAAG TCTGCAGGAAAGTACAGGCAACAGGGAAGGAACTACATCGTCGACGATGGTGACATTatcttcttcaagttcaacccTCCGACACAAGGCGGCAAAAAGGCGAAGTAG
- the LOC118405690 gene encoding LOW QUALITY PROTEIN: uncharacterized protein C15orf61-like (The sequence of the model RefSeq protein was modified relative to this genomic sequence to represent the inferred CDS: deleted 1 base in 1 codon): MVFLKSGRKSLWTVALRRKRQKPKASEVLTAHLRQEDCRLPHWTSYFVKYSSVRNDQFAKSHFNWPVDGQNYHILRTGCFPFIKYHCTRRPYQDLSAEDKFYTGLKIINFGFPCLAYGISAWFLVTTTEDVKMPQGVVKVYFWYKEDHNAMS; the protein is encoded by the exons ATGGTATTTTTAAAGTCTGGAAGGAAATCTTTGTGGACGGTCGCATTGCGAAGAAAACGCCAGAAACCCAAGGCCTCCGAAGTTTTGACTGCGCATCTCAGGCAA GAGGACTGTCGACTTCCGCATTGGACTTCGTATTTTGTGAAGTACAGTTCAGTTCGGAACGACCAGTTCGCCAAGTCGCACTTTAACTGGCCGGTAGATGGACAGAACTACCACATACTGAGGACGGGCTGCTTCCCTTTCATCAAATATCATTGTACGAG ACGGCCGTATCAGGACCTTTCAGCTGAAGACAAGTTCTACACAGGTCTGAAGATCATCAACTTTGGGTTCCCCTGTCTCGCTTATGGAATCAGCGCATGGTTTCTGGTGACGACAACCGAGGATGTGAAAATGCCGCAAGGAGTTGTCAAGGTTTACTTTTGGTACAAGGAAGATCACAATGCAATGTCCTAA